The nucleotide sequence TGTGATTTTCGAGCTTCTTTGAGAACGAGAGCGTCTTTCGCACAAGCCTCGATACTCGCTGCCTCAGGGTACAGTTGAATCGCTCAATGTGATTGGTCTGCCCACTTTCTTTGCCGACGGCTCGATGTCGCTTGCTGGGTAACACCGTTTCGTAGGCTTCCCAGAAGTCGCTGTAGCACACCGCACACTGACGATAGACCGATGGCAAAGATCGCCACAGCG is from Romeriopsis navalis LEGE 11480 and encodes:
- a CDS encoding IS1 family transposase; the encoded protein is LWRSLPSVYRQCAVCYSDFWEAYETVLPSKRHRAVGKESGQTNHIERFNCTLRQRVSRLVRKTLSFSKKLENHIGAIWYFVHHYNASLPD